The window ATGGCGTGCTCGAAGTGGTCCTCCTGCCTCGGGGTCTTCGGGGCCGATGACGCCTCGATGCGGCGGGTCCGCGTCGTCCTCGAGCTTGATGGTGAGCGGCCCGAGCTTCTCCGGCTCTTTCTTGACCGGATTGAGCCGCGAGCTCGAGGCGCCCACGGACGAGCTCCCcgcggcagaggagccggaggaggcgcggcggcgggccGTGAGCTCGCGGCGTTTGAATGCCGGCGGCGGCCGGCTCCCATAGTTGAGCCACTTCCGCGCCCTCCCGCTTGCGTGCAACGTCGGAgatgcggcagcggcggcgctcCGCGTCATTCCCACCACTTCAGTAGCCGTTCATGGGTCGGGAAGGGTCGCTAGGGATTTTTTTTAGGCTCACCGACAGCGAGAAATTAGGGCATAGGGGGAGGAGAATCGCGACGGAGCAACGACGAAGGCGGATAGGGTTTGACCCATATCCGAGCGGTGAACCCGCATAAATAGCGATGCAGAGGGTCTTTTTCTGGGCCACGGTAAACTTTTTATGGGCCGGGCCCGGGATACGAAGTTGAAAAAAAAGGGGCTAAACCCATATACTCGTCGAAATTACTCGGATTCGGCCCTTTTACGGGTATGCTAGAGATGCTTTTAGCTTtggaaaaagtccaaaataaaccttGAAGTCATAGACGAAAGCTAAATTAAACCCTGAACTTTGAATCCCGGAAATTGGCACTCTAGAGTTGTAATCCTGATCTATTTTGGATCCTAGACCTGTTTGGCACACTTGGAATATTACAATCCCAGCCGGGATAACCAGCTACTCTCACGGGCAAGAATTTGGGCCGGCCCACAATAACATAACAAGAATTCATGAAGCTTAAAAAATGTTTGCACGTTTCTAAAATAGTATAAAAATGTTCCAGTTTTATATTTTTGGCATTATGAAATTCATTTTGTGTTTTTAAAAATTTATTTGGAATTCTGAAATTCTATTTGCATTTTAAAaactgttcatgatttcaaaaaattcaCATTTGTCAAAAAATGTTCAGCATTCCAGCAGTTTTCCACATGCTATGAAAAATGTTTCGGATTTTCAGAATTGTTTTAGAGTTTTTGAATAATGGTCCTGAAATTTCATAAATTATTTTGTAAATAATATGTTTAGAAAATGTTTCGGACTGTTGGGTGTGGACTCGACTGGGCCGGCACACCAGACACAAAGAGACTATATTTTTCTTATCACGCGCTGTAAAaattatttctttctttttcttaacgCGCGGCGTAATAATTCCAAAAGAAAAAAACATGTCATGGAGTGGAACTTGGGACATGGAAGGTTTGACCTGATTTCACTAGCCACTACACCAGACGACTATGACTGACAAAATAAGAGGCCAAAAATATTTAATCAGAAGCCAAATCATAGAACTTCGAAAACTTTTTGTAGGGGCAAACAAGTATTGAAAACGTATTTATTTCTGAAATCTTCGAACATTTTATaaagtgcatttttcaaaatttcaaataCTTTTAATAAACCAACAACTTTCAAAAAGAGAACACCTTTTGaaacataaacattttttaaacCTGAACAAAAATTTAAAGTGCAAACACTTTTTGAAGCATAAATTTTTTCTGAAACCTGAACAAAAGTTTAAAGTGCGAACACTTTTTgtacaatgtaaaaaaatgtttgcgTGTTGTAAAAAAATGTGTCATAACCTTAACAGAATATACGTGACATGTGTTTGCAAAAAGTGTATGCAAATTTAAAAATGTTGAGCCATGTAAAAGAGTGTTCGTgtagttttataaaatgtttattgtCATTATGAAAATttaaaacatgtatttgaaaaaaatattacCATGTATCAAAAAAAGTTTGGAAACATTTAATTTAAAAATGTCGAtaatttatttgaaaatatcaaaagtTTATCAAATATTTAATGTATGCATTGAAAATGTACATTGGGTACTGAGAAAAATTAGACATgtgtaaaaatgaaaaaagaaatgaaaacataaaagaaaataataaGATAAAACAAATTAGTGCGCGTGCGAGAGCGACTGCGCTACTGGGCCGACCCAATTCAGCAAATACCGACGAAGTCCTCCCAAGATTTAAAATGGATCGGAATTAAAAAGTTTGGTATGCTGATTTCACGAATTAAGAGTTCTGGATTTGGTTTAGCTTTCTTCTATATATTCaaggtttgttttggactttttcctttagctttcctctctccctctccccctccaaaaACCCAGCACGAAGAAACGAAATGTAGCTACGCGGCCAGCGGCAACAGAGGAGGACGGAGCCGGAGGCGATGGAGAGCACCGCCCGCGTCTTCCCGCCCCTTAAAGGGCCAGCCACGAACCGCCAAGCCGCCTATCGTCTCAACCTCGAGCAACGCTTCGGCGACGCTGCGACCGTCGCCGAGGGCTTCCAAGCAGACGACGCGGCCGCCGGTCAGGGAGGACCCGCAACCGGAAGAGGATGGAGGTCAGCGACGAGGAGAGCGTGACTGGCCCCGCCCGCTCGCTGGGCACGGACTCGGAGCCGGAGCAGCCGGACCCCGCCGCGGCCGCAGCGGCTATCGCGCCGTACCCGGGGGACATCGACGACGAGACCGCGGCCGACCTCGCCCGCCTGCTGGACCCGGACTCGGAGCAGCCGGACCCCGCCGCGCTCCGGGCGGGTATGGCGCCGTACCTCGGGGACATCGACCGGTACATGCGGTCCCTGGAGGTGAGGGGCTTCTCGATTCCCCTTCTCGTCCGATCCTGCGTGTGGAGGTACGAGTTCGTTCTCCATGTCGGTTTTGTTAGGGGTCGGGTTTACATGGTCTTGCGGTCGGATTAGTCGCGTCTGGTAGTTAAGGCGAGGTCGCATTGGATAGAATTTGGGGCGTGATCACGTTGTGCGCATGAGTTTCTGGAATTTGGGGGATCGTATTGTGTTGTGCATACATCTCGATATACTGCAGTGAATTATTCAGTTTTTTTATGAATGTGGGATATATAATGTAGGAGTAGTTGTTTAGTTACTTGTGGTTAAGGCAATGGTGAAATTAGTGCACTGTGGCATTGGACAATAGTGGGTTTCCATCTCTGCCGAGCAACGAATTTTTGCTACTTTATTAATAAACCAGAAGCAGGTTACACATTTATGGGATTACTACATGCCGAAGCTGGCAGTATGCACAGCAAGACACCAATGTTTGATAGCAAAGTATTGTAAAACCAAAGTATTTAGAAACTGCAGTATTTTTTTCTATAGGCACACGATACCACAGTAATAACATACTGGAGTATTTTGAAGTATTTGCAATACTGTAGACCTGTTTGGCTAGAACTTATATGTAATGTAAATTTGCAGTTAGCCATTTGTTAACAAGTCGCAAACACGCGCGTACGCAACTTGCTGACCGTTGCATACTGAACAACCAGCCGCATCCACAAACTTGAACGGACATGCACTAAACATCTATGCACTAAACTAGCTTACAATAAGATTAGGCAGCTGAACTAGTCTGAGGTACCACTGCATGCTGCCTGCAACTGGGCGGTCTTCAAACTCTGGAATGAGCTGTCACCGTCGAGAGGCACCAGTAGATGCACATCGAGAGACAAGGCACAGGATTGTGTATGGAGTTGTTTTTTCAGCGTGCTCAGTTTTAAAAAAAGAGGTCTGGAGTTCTTTTTTTAATACAGAGAAAAAACTGCGGTTTTGCAAATACTACAGTATTGAAACCACAATTTTTAGAGGTGACCAAACAGCTTACTGTAATTAAAACTGTGGTAATCTAAAAAACTGTAGTATTCATAAACTGTAGTATATTCTATGTTAGCTTCTCTTTTTGTCCTGATTTCATATCAGAAGCTGTGGGTTCTTCAGGGTGCATGGCATCTTAATTATCTGAAGATACAATTGTGACTATGGACATAATACAATATGTTTTCGCTGTTTGGGTTGATATAAATAGGCTCTTTCGGCGACTTAATTATCTACATTTTCTAGGCATCGAGGAGGCCGAGGGATGACTATATCTGGACAACACAGGAAGATATCAATCCCAAAATGAGGGCGGTCCTAGTGGACTGGCTGGTGGACGTGGCTTGTACATTCAGGCTTCCTGCTGACACACTTCACCTTGCAGTTTCATATGTCGACCGCTTCCTCACAACAAGTGTCATTAAACGGCATGAGCTGCAATTACTTGGTGTGACCGCATTGCTTGTTGCTGCGTAGGGAACTAAACCATTGCTTatctcttttttatttatctcttaGCGTGACTATCTGATTAGCATGAATGGATTGTTGCAGGAAATATGAAGATGACATATTTGTGCATGAGGTCCAAAGATACAGGGGCGTTACTGGCAACACGTACACCGCGCAGCAGGTTAGCCTTGCTTCTGCTTAACTTCCCATAGTACATTTCCAGGGCTTGAATGCTGAAGAAACATTTATGGTTTTTATGCACCGAAGGTTGTGAAGATGGAGACTGACATACTGAAATCTCTTAACTTTGAGATGGGGAGTCCTACTGCAAGAACTTTTCTAAGGTATGTGCTTGAGCAGAAACTTTTACATTCGAAAGATAAAATCTCCTCAGTAGTAAAACAGTTACGATGAAAGTTCAGATATATAAGTAGTATTATGACTACTTCCGTATTGTGTTCAAATACATTCCTAAGCCTAACGTTTGGTACATGTCTGTTCTGTCAAACAAAATACTCTGAAATGAGATAAATCCTAGATCTGGCTAGTGAAAAGCTTATCAGAATTCATGTCTGTCTATGTCTAGCATAGCACATGGGCAGCATCTGAGAATAAATTTTTTTCCATGACATCTACTGAGGTACGCCGAACACAGTTTCTATGGCCAAGCCATCCCACGACCACGTTGTGTTCAGCATGTACAATAGTTACCATGTTTAATTCGCATAACATATATCTTGTCTTATGATTATTGCCACACTGGACTCAAAAGATCCTAACCCTGATGTTCAATGCATGTCTGTTGTAGGAGATACATAACTGTTTGCCGCGGACGCGATGTAAGCATCTGTTGCAGCATCTGATATTGTATTCACTTAATGTTCATTATTATAATGTCTATCCCCTCTTCAAACCTTAGCGTGCAAAAGCGGAGAAGCTGGAGTTTCTGTGTAGCTACCTTGCAGAATTGAGCTTGCTGGACTATGACTGCATACAGTTCAATCCATCAGTTGTTGCTGCTGCCTACCTTTTTTTGGCCAGGTTCACAATCAGCCCAACTGCCCATCCTTGGGTAAGAAGACATGAGTACTCCTTTGTTGAATGTACACTATGCTTTATAATTTTCTGATATTGGTTTGTGTTTATTCTGCAGAACCTGACGCTGCAAAGGAACACGAAATACAAGGTCTCTGATCTCAAGTCTTGCATCTTGATGATACACGAATTGCAGTTGAATGGAACGTATCCGGGCCTGAAAGAAGACGCCGTCAAAGTCAAGTATAATGATCGCGAGGTAAGATATGCTTTCCCCAGTTTTTTGGCTTTCGCATGCGAACTTTTTTGTTTGAATTTGTTTTTCGATCACTGTACAGCTTGAGGGTGTGT is drawn from Triticum dicoccoides isolate Atlit2015 ecotype Zavitan chromosome 4A, WEW_v2.0, whole genome shotgun sequence and contains these coding sequences:
- the LOC119283395 gene encoding G2/mitotic-specific cyclin C13-1-like; translated protein: MTPRCGGSASSSSLMVSGPSFSGSFLTGLSRELEAPTDELPAAEEPEEARRRAHEETKCSYAASGNRGGRSRRRWRAPPASSRPLKGQPRTAKPPIVSTSSNASATLRPSPRASKQTTRPPVREDPQPEEDGGQRRGERDWPRPLAGHGLGAGAAGPRRGRSGYRAVPGGHRRRDRGRPRPPAGPGLGAAGPRRAPGGYGAVPRGHRPVHAVPGGEGLLDSPSRPILRVEASRRPRDDYIWTTQEDINPKMRAVLVDWLVDVACTFRLPADTLHLAVSYVDRFLTTSVIKRHELQLLGVTALLVAAKYEDDIFVHEVQRYRGVTGNTYTAQQVVKMETDILKSLNFEMGSPTARTFLRRYITVCRGRDRAKAEKLEFLCSYLAELSLLDYDCIQFNPSVVAAAYLFLARFTISPTAHPWNLTLQRNTKYKVSDLKSCILMIHELQLNGTYPGLKEDAVKVKYNDRELEGVSAMASPKNMPPRFLKNIRR